The Lactuca sativa cultivar Salinas chromosome 2, Lsat_Salinas_v11, whole genome shotgun sequence genome includes the window TTTTGATATAAAACCGGATCATATAACTTATGTTGGAGTGATTTCGGCTTGTACCCATATGGGTTTAGTGGAAAAAGGTCGCGGGTATTTCAAAATGATGCAAGAAAGACACGGGATTGAACCGACTCATAGTCATTACGCGTGTATGGTTGATTTGTTGGGACGTGCGGGGAAGCTTCTAGAAGCTTATGATGTCATCAAGAACATGCCGATTGAACCGGATGTTATCGCGTGGGGTTCGCTTTTATCTTCAAGTTTTGTTCATAAAAATATGGATCTTGCTAAAATTGCAGCCGAACGGGTCCTACTGATGGATCCGGATAACAGTGGGGCCTACTCGGCGTTGGCCAATGTGTACTCGGTTCATGGGGAATGGGAGGAATCTGCTAAGATACGAAGGTCGATGAAGTTTAAAAAAGTTAAGAAAGATCAAGGGTTGAGTTGGGTTCAAATAAGGGATCAGGTTCATGTTTTTGGAGCTGAAGATGGTGTTCATCCTGAAAGGGATGGGATTTATGAGATGATGGGGGAGATTTGGAAGGGGattaagaaattagggtttgtacCGAAAACTGAAGTGGTTTTGCATGATCTTGATGAAGAGGTGAAAGAGGAGATTCTTATGCATCATAGTGAAAAGCTTGCTATTGCTTTTGCGTTAATGAAGACTCCTAAGAATAGTAGTTTGACGATTATGAAGAATTTGAGGGTGTGTAAAGATTGTCATTCGGCTATTAAGTTTATTTCCAAACTTGTTGGTAGGGAAATTATAGTTAGAGATGCAACTCGGTTTCATCATTTTAAAGATGGAGCATGCTCCTGCAATGATTATTGGTAGCCAAAATAGCTTCTACTGCATTTGATTAGGACCGAATgtgatgttaaaaaaaaaaaaaaacataaattataatattttagCTCGCCCAAAAGTTGGAATTGTGTGGGAAAGATAATTTGTGTGGTCTTTCTTATTCGGCTGTGGTTATTTTACATCGCAAAATTCAACAAATATTGTTATTTTCTTAATGTTTCATAGGTTTTGACTTGTTCAAGCATTCAACTATATGTACTCTATTGATATTTTTATTGCTTTATGCAAGTGAAAAgctgaaaaataaaaattaaaaagaaaaataacaaaaatccatCCCTTCAGAGTTTAGACCAAAAGTTTGAAACCAAAAAAAACGGAACTAAATCGATTTTTGGGGGCAAGAAACCCAGACTTTTTGGATACAAAATTAAGAACTCATAGCAAGGGTAGTTCCGTCTTTTGACATTGTGTGATGGTAACGGTACTCAACGGCCAAATTAGCCGgaaaaaatcatggatttttggtAAAAATTGATGATAAAAAATATAGGACCGATATAGTAAAAATTACAAATGCGAGGACTACTAGCTTTCGTTTTTTAAGACAAGCAACATATCTGCTTTGGAAAACGTGGAAGTCGAAGAGAGACCATCGAATTTTCCGTCTTGCAGCTTCCGTtataaacaaaattttcttttattgatcTGAAAAGGGTGTAGAGGTTCAATTCCACCCGACAAAGTCTAAGAAAATTTCATCAACAGGACTCAAAAGAATGGTAAAAGCCATTAGGGTCTACGAGCTTGGTGGCCCTGAGGTTCGACCCTCTGTCTTCTAATGTCTGCACCCTACATGTGTTTTGTGTTAAGTTATGTTTAATTTCAGTTATCATTAGTCGAAGAGAAGTTTTGTTGTGTTTCATGATAATTTCAGTTATCCTAGATTTTGTTGTGTTTGTAGTTGTTGCTGAAGAAACTGTTTTACAGGTACTAAAATGGGAAGATATGGAAATTGGGGATCCTAAAGAAGGAGAGATCAGAGTGAAGAACATGGCCATCGGTGTGAACTTCATTGATATATATTACCGGACCGGAGTTTATAAGGTGCCTGAAATTCCTTATACACCAGGTTTCTCTTCCGATTCCGACCCCTTTAATTAAAGATAACCCATCCATAAAAACTATATATAATTAAGTTGAAGTTGATACGATTAAAGTTCCGATTTTAGGAGTGGAGGCAGCAGGTTTGGTGACAGGGGTGGGGTCTGGAGTAAACAATTTGAAAATCGGAGACGTTGTTTATCATAATTCAATGGGAACCTACACGGAGGAGCAGATTGTTTTGGCTGAAAAAGCGTTTCTCTTACCTCTCATCGATCCTTTAGTCGCCGCCTCTGCCATGGTCAAAGGTCTAACTGCTCGGTTCCTAGTCCGAACATGGTTCAAGGTATTATGATGACTATTCATAGCTTTCACGCAATTTACattataataataaaagaaaatcaTAAAAAATAGGTAGAACAAGGACACACGGTGCTCGTCCATGCAGCAGCAGGTGGAGTAGGATCTTTGTTATGCCAATGGGCAAATATGCTGGGTGCCATTGTTATCGGAACTGTGTCAACTAAGGAGAAGGCTTTGCAAGCAAAAGAAGACGGATGCCATCATGTTATTCTCTACAAAGAAGAGGATTTTGTTACCCGTGTTAATGAGATTACATCCGGACAAGGAGTCGAAGTTGTCTTCGACTCCGTAGGGAAAGACACTTTTCAGGTATGTCTTTCtgtattaagtcaaaaagaaacattcATATATAAGTTAGCTTACCAGATTAAGTCTGTGTGTTTTAGGGATCATTGGCATGTTTGAAAGCTCGTGgatatatgatgagttatggTCAATCTTCCGGGACGCCTGACCCTGTTCCTTTATCTGCATTGGCTGCAAAATCCCTGTTTTTGACGAGGCCTTCTCTGAGGACATCTAACATTTCTAAGGAGGAGATGCGTGAAGCCATTGGAGATGTAGTTAGTAAGGTGGGGTCGGGTGCCTTGAGGGTCCGTGTAAATCATACGTACCCATTGTCACAGGCTGCTCAAGCGCATGCTGACATGGCAGCTCGGAAAACTTCTGGCTCCATTGTGTTGATACCTGATGGATCAGGGCACTGAAGTTTGCCACATTTTAGTCCTGCTTTTGCTTGGTTTGCATGAAAGAAAGAATTGATGCAAGTTATTAGACATTAGTTATGGTGCAATATTTATACTTGTACTTTTACACAAATAATAATCTGTAAaaattaattttcttttttaCTCCTATTCTCATATATTCTTGTATCTGGAATCCCGACTCCTGATTTACGTTGTTATTTGTCTTGAAAGGACACGCCCATCTTTGCATGCTAAGAATGAAACCCAGGTTAATTTTTAATTTCGACAATATATTGTTTGGCCCTTTTTAGGTGATCTGCTATTTTGTCATGCATCGTAAGTAACGTAACTTTTTATTGCTTATTTTAAATTTGCATATTTTAGTTATTTGAAATGATATATCTAAGTGGTTGTTTGGTAAATCTTTTATTGGTTTAATTAAGAGGTCAACTCTAAGTAACTCAGCATTCAGCTGATTGGTAAAACAAGCTTTTACCTCTGACCGAACCAGAGGGCGCTGAATGAATCAGTCTTCAATCTAAATAACTATTTTCTGTGAAAAACACCAATGTCGTCCTCATAACCTAGTAGGCTAGTACCGTGTTCTTTACTTTCATTTTTCTTAAGAGTTAGCCTTCCTTACCAATGAAAGCCACCTACCCGCAGCCCTCGTGCCACCCTCCTCGCATGGAGAAGAGGAATTCAAAGGATGAATACAAGTTTCATGGGCCATAGAAAAAGAGCTTTGATCTCCAAGGCGCACCACTCTATTTTTCATGATGTGTTTGTATTGCGTTTCGAACGATGAGGGAGCTTATGTATTTATGGCcaagggatttagggttttatgttATAACGTTTTATGGATTCTCGATTGTGTATACCATTTACATAGGTATTTGAAAACCGCTTTTTATTTGGTTTATGCATTGTCTTTGACATTTGAATATGATTTTCGTCTGTTTTCTTTTGTCGGATATTGTGGAACTTTTAAAAAAGTCCAATTGATTGTGGATAGTAATATTATGATCCTAAAAATTATgaatatagttttttttaaatagttttgtcaatggtgtttggataggaaaaaaaaaaggtgtttattgcttattcccacaataagctaatttgagtgtttggataaaatTCAGTTTATTAAGttaaataagctaattttaataagcatccCTCCCCATTCTTATTGTTTATTACTTATTCCCACCATAAATAAACTATAAGCAATAAGCTAAAAAGCTAATCCAAAATCCTCTTAGAATCAATTATTAGTGCAGCTAGTTACCTATTTGcctttaaaaaaaatttagagCTTTGTAACTGTTCGCTATTTTCATAAAATGACATAAATTGTTTATAGAACTAGTGGAATTATTTTCTGAACCCAATTTTTAACGAAAACTCAAGAAAAAGGGCTAAAATTGCAGGCCCACCCAGAAGACATTCAGTTAAAGCAGCCCAATTCATGAGCCCCGTTTTAATCAACATTCAACACAACCGGCACCCGCGAACGGCCAATCCCATCCGATACCAGCACAACCAACGGAAGATATCACGCATCACTCAATCTGTACATCTGTTCTATCTTCACGGCTCTCTCCGGTATCCCCTGACACCACCGCCTCCGCCCTCGACGTTGAAGAATCTTATGGAGACTCTAGAGGCGAACTATATCGAATCTCTGCCAACGGTGAATCCTTTAGAATCTGAAACCCTAGTTTCGTCCTGCGATTTTCAAAATTCTGACTCAATTAACCATAATCAGACCCAAGATGCTGATACGAAGAATAATATTCAGCCTAACGGGCAGGCGGTTGGTACCTCCTCGAAGAATCCATTAATTAAGATTATTCAGAAACCGTTGTTGTCTGAAACTGGTCCCACAAACAACACGAATAGTGGCACGGATAAAGATTGTTCAGGTGGCGAAGAGGAAACAACCAGCAGGAGACGGAGGAAAAGCCGTTGGGATCCTCCGCCAAGCGAAGAAACCGGTGCCGTCAGCGATGGAACCGGGACATCGGGCACGAGAAAGAGGAAATCGAGATGGGCAGATGATGAACCGAAGCCACTCATACAGCTTCCTGATTTTATGAAAGATTTCACATTAGGTATTGACCTTGATCCCGAAATTCAAGCACTTAACATTAGGCTTCTTGAAATAAGTAGAAAATTTCAGTCAGGGCTTCCCTTGGATGATAGACCTGAAGGTGCTAGATCCCCCTCTCCCGAACCAATTTATGATAACTTGGGCATTCGAATTAACACAAGAGAATATCGAGCTAGGGAAAGATTAAATAAAGAGAGACAAGACATCATATCACAGATTATAAAGAAAAATCCATCCTACAAGCCCCCAGCGGACTATAGACCACCAAAACTTCAGAAGAAGCTTTACATACCTATGAAAGAATATCCAGGCTACAACTTTATCGGACTCATAATTGGGCCAAGGGGGAATACACAGAAGAGAATGGAAAAGGAAACAGGTGCCAAAATTGTAATCCGAGGTAAAGGGTCAATGAAAGAAGGCAGAATGCAGCAGAAAAAGGACTAcaaacccgatccctctgaaAATGAAGATCTGCATGTTTTGGTGGAGGCCGAGACACAGGAATCACTTGATGCTGCTGCAGGTATGGTAGAGAAGCTTTTACAGCCTGTTGATGAGGTCCTCAACGAGCATAAAAGACAACAACTTAGGGAGCTTGCTGCTCTTAATGGAACCATAAGAGATGAAGAGTATTGCAGATTATGTGGCGAATCAGGGCACAGACAATTTGCATGTCCTTCACGTAATTCGACTTTTAAAAGTGATGTTCTTTGTAAATTATGTGGAGATGGTGGGCATCCAACTATAGATTGTCCAGTCAAAGGGTCAACAGGTAAGAACATGGATGATGAATATCAAAACTTTTTAGCAGAATTAGGAGGAACAATCCCTGAATCTTTGACCAGTCAAAGCTGTTCGACTCTTGCTCTTGGTCCATCTTTGAaggagtatgatgaaacaaacttGTATATCGGGTCTTTACCACTTGCTATGGATGATGAAAGTTTGCTCCAACTGTTTGCACCTTTTGGTGAAATTGTGATGGGTAAGGTTATTAGGGATAGAATGAGTGGGGCTAGTAAAGGGTATGGTTTTGTGAAATATTCAAATGTTGAGCAAGCTAATACTGCTATTGCTAAGATGAGGGGTTATTCTCTTGATGGAAGAACAATTGTTGTTAGAGTTGCTGGAAAGCCTCCTTCTCAAGTGGGTGTGGGAGTGACCCCACAAATGCCTCCTTCATATTCAAATTCAGCTCCTAATTTTGTTCAGTATTGTCCACCTCCACCTCCTACTTATTCTCCTTACCAACCTCCACCTCCATGTTCCACCATGCGACCACCATTACCGTTATTACCATTACCCTCTACTTATGGAGGAGTACAATATCCTGCAACTGCATATCCAACAACTACATTCGCCTATGCACCTTATTATGGTGTACCTCCTGCACCTGCACCTTCACCTAGTAGTAATACTATCAACATTGCAAATGCTCCCTGGGCTTCAAATTCAACTGTTCCTCCCCCtggtgttggtgttggtgttTTACCTGAGACAAATAACACATCTAGTGGGGACATGGCATATGAGAAATTCATGGCAGAGATGAGATGAAATGATGATGATACTGGAGGAAAGGTATCATGCTATAAACCTTTGTCTTTGTGTGCTGTTATTTTTAAGATTTCAAGTGTTTCTGTCGAGTGGGAAATTAGCATGTGTGATATGATGATTTTTGTTTTagcaattatttttttttaaattataataaataatattaaccagcTTTTTTGTTTGTGATGATATTGTTGTAGCTTTGGCAGGGGATTGAAATCTTGGAGATGAGATTATAAACCAACCAGAACCAATCACAATTCACAACTTTAACTTGTTATGCTGAGTTTGGTGTTGTGACATGTGCAGAAAGCTGGTGCGAAAGTCATTGAGACACATAATTATACTTGTTTTGtggttttttattatgttttctcATTTTGCAGCTGTTGCTAACAACAACTTTTGCTTTTATTACTTTTTGTTACTAATGTAGTCATCATTTCAGTTAAAAGAAGACCCAGGAATCAATGTATGTTCCCAAAATGGTGCTATCTGCCATCAAAGAGTGCAGACCCTAGACCATGTTATATTCCCATATGATATGGAACTATCCAGTAACCAACCATATTGGATAACATAATATGCATGTTAATGACTTTATTTTgtgaattataatttttttacgaATTGATTTGAATGCATCAAAACTTATGAGCCTATTAAGTAAAAACTTACACTTGCATGGATACATACAGACATCGATTGTGCCAACAAGCTTTTTTGACCATTTGGCAGTAAGCTGTAGATGGGACCTAATTTCTAGCCCGATGGGATATTGACATGATAAATACAGTATATGTtaaatttatttacttttaaTTATAAGACTAAAAAATTCAAAACATTAAATGTGAACCATATTTTTAATACTTGCACTTGATTGTGGATGTTTGGAATCTTGTCGGGCGATGGTGGGATTTGAATTACCCTAATTCCAATTCAGTTAGTGATTAAATCATCGAATCATGTGGGAGGATGCTTGAAGCTAGATGCGGTGCAACATAAATATTTCGATGCGGTGATTATTATTAATGTTTGGGTGGTATGGAATTTTCGAAAATCATTCTTTTTTGAATAACTAAAGTTACAAAGTAGATATTTTGATGACATTGTACCACAATCTTTTTTAATGTATTATAATAGGCATAACACTACAAGATGAACTGGGTTGTACCACACTTTGTTGTCATCTCGTGGTAATTTGGTTATACTAGCTTCTTGCTATTGTTccaaaataaatccttatattTTTTTGACACATCTCTTATTGACGTTTTTGCAACTATCTATATAAATCTTCATATAATGGAGCATCATTAGTGGTAATTATCTACTGGATAGAAGTCTTTATGGCATGAGCCAATATCGGAGATTGGGTTGTAGATCGATCAATTTCGTTCATTATTGTCGAAGTTGTAATGATAACCAATTTTGTTGGTATTGAACAAACGTACGACTTTTTAACCCAATTACCTTTATTAACC containing:
- the LOC111889959 gene encoding splicing factor-like protein 1, whose product is METLEANYIESLPTVNPLESETLVSSCDFQNSDSINHNQTQDADTKNNIQPNGQAVGTSSKNPLIKIIQKPLLSETGPTNNTNSGTDKDCSGGEEETTSRRRRKSRWDPPPSEETGAVSDGTGTSGTRKRKSRWADDEPKPLIQLPDFMKDFTLGIDLDPEIQALNIRLLEISRKFQSGLPLDDRPEGARSPSPEPIYDNLGIRINTREYRARERLNKERQDIISQIIKKNPSYKPPADYRPPKLQKKLYIPMKEYPGYNFIGLIIGPRGNTQKRMEKETGAKIVIRGKGSMKEGRMQQKKDYKPDPSENEDLHVLVEAETQESLDAAAGMVEKLLQPVDEVLNEHKRQQLRELAALNGTIRDEEYCRLCGESGHRQFACPSRNSTFKSDVLCKLCGDGGHPTIDCPVKGSTGKNMDDEYQNFLAELGGTIPESLTSQSCSTLALGPSLKEYDETNLYIGSLPLAMDDESLLQLFAPFGEIVMGKVIRDRMSGASKGYGFVKYSNVEQANTAIAKMRGYSLDGRTIVVRVAGKPPSQVGVGVTPQMPPSYSNSAPNFVQYCPPPPPTYSPYQPPPPCSTMRPPLPLLPLPSTYGGVQYPATAYPTTTFAYAPYYGVPPAPAPSPSSNTINIANAPWASNSTVPPPGVGVGVLPETNNTSSGDMAYEKFMAEMR
- the LOC111889960 gene encoding uncharacterized protein LOC111889960 isoform X1 encodes the protein MVKAIRVYELGGPEVLKWEDMEIGDPKEGEIRVKNMAIGVNFIDIYYRTGVYKVPEIPYTPGVEAAGLVTGVGSGVNNLKIGDVVYHNSMGTYTEEQIVLAEKAFLLPLIDPLVAASAMVKGLTARFLVRTWFKVEQGHTVLVHAAAGGVGSLLCQWANMLGAIVIGTVSTKEKALQAKEDGCHHVILYKEEDFVTRVNEITSGQGVEVVFDSVGKDTFQGSLACLKARGYMMSYGQSSGTPDPVPLSALAAKSLFLTRPSLRTSNISKEEMREAIGDVVSKVGSGALRVRVNHTYPLSQAAQAHADMAARKTSGSIVLIPDGSGH
- the LOC111889960 gene encoding uncharacterized protein LOC111889960 isoform X2; amino-acid sequence: MEIGDPKEGEIRVKNMAIGVNFIDIYYRTGVYKVPEIPYTPGVEAAGLVTGVGSGVNNLKIGDVVYHNSMGTYTEEQIVLAEKAFLLPLIDPLVAASAMVKGLTARFLVRTWFKVEQGHTVLVHAAAGGVGSLLCQWANMLGAIVIGTVSTKEKALQAKEDGCHHVILYKEEDFVTRVNEITSGQGVEVVFDSVGKDTFQGSLACLKARGYMMSYGQSSGTPDPVPLSALAAKSLFLTRPSLRTSNISKEEMREAIGDVVSKVGSGALRVRVNHTYPLSQAAQAHADMAARKTSGSIVLIPDGSGH